Proteins encoded in a region of the Oscillospiraceae bacterium MB24-C1 genome:
- a CDS encoding acetate kinase: MKILVINAGSSSMKYQLIDMETELVIAKGLCERIGAGGQISHKLSNGTKIEYETPFPTHAEAFAEVVELLTCGEHKVINNISEISAIGHRGVHGGEKFACSALIDDEVMNAIDELSTLAPLHNPPGLTAMKACRKVFGEKIPMVVVFDTALHQTMPSKAYIYPIPYEYYEKYRLRRYGFHGTSHRFVSQRLVELTGRDNLKVITCHLGNGSSITAINGGECVDTTMGLTPLDGLIMGTRCGAIDPSLVSVMSEKSGFRTSKIIDILNKQAGLVGISGVSSDMRDLHAAEDAGNERAKLAVDILCYQIKKYIGSYAAALGGLDAVCFTGGIGENDDVVRERVCENMEVLGIKFDAAKNSGCREEACISTPDSKVAVWVLPTNEELLIARDTKDIVEKL; the protein is encoded by the coding sequence ATGAAAATTCTGGTAATCAATGCGGGCAGCTCCTCGATGAAGTACCAGCTCATCGACATGGAAACCGAGCTAGTCATCGCCAAGGGTCTCTGCGAGCGCATCGGCGCCGGCGGCCAAATCAGCCACAAGCTTTCGAACGGCACCAAGATTGAGTATGAGACGCCCTTCCCCACCCACGCTGAGGCGTTTGCCGAGGTTGTCGAGCTGCTGACCTGTGGCGAGCACAAGGTGATCAACAACATCTCTGAGATCTCGGCCATCGGCCACCGCGGCGTGCACGGCGGCGAGAAATTTGCCTGCTCGGCACTCATCGACGACGAGGTCATGAACGCCATCGACGAGCTTTCGACCCTCGCACCCCTGCACAACCCGCCCGGCCTGACTGCGATGAAGGCCTGCCGCAAGGTGTTCGGCGAGAAGATTCCGATGGTTGTCGTGTTCGACACCGCCCTCCATCAGACCATGCCCTCCAAGGCTTATATCTATCCGATTCCCTACGAGTACTATGAGAAATATCGCCTGCGCCGTTATGGCTTCCACGGCACCAGCCACCGTTTTGTCTCCCAGCGTCTGGTCGAGTTGACCGGCAGGGACAACCTGAAGGTCATCACCTGCCATCTGGGCAACGGTTCCTCCATCACCGCTATCAACGGCGGCGAGTGCGTGGACACCACCATGGGTCTGACTCCGCTGGATGGCCTCATCATGGGTACCCGCTGCGGCGCGATTGACCCCTCGCTTGTCAGCGTTATGTCTGAGAAGTCGGGCTTCCGCACCAGCAAGATCATTGACATCCTCAACAAGCAGGCCGGCCTGGTCGGCATCTCGGGCGTTTCTAGCGACATGCGCGACCTGCACGCCGCAGAGGATGCCGGCAACGAGCGCGCCAAGCTGGCTGTGGATATCCTGTGCTACCAGATCAAGAAGTATATCGGCTCCTACGCCGCCGCTCTCGGCGGGCTAGACGCTGTCTGCTTCACCGGCGGCATCGGCGAGAACGACGACGTTGTGCGTGAGCGTGTCTGCGAGAACATGGAAGTGCTCGGCATCAAGTTCGACGCTGCCAAGAACAGCGGCTGCCGCGAGGAAGCTTGCATCTCCACTCCCGACTCGAAGGTCGCGGTTTGGGTGCTGCCCACCAATGAGGAGCTGCTCATTGCACGCGACACCAAGGATATTGTCGA